A genomic window from Planococcus rifietoensis includes:
- the hepT gene encoding heptaprenyl diphosphate synthase component II — MEKMKLKLLYSDLKPELELIEKELEQAVDSESLLLNDASLHLLQAGGKRIRPVFVLLAGKFGDYDIELLKRVAVPLELIHMASLVHDDVIDDSEIRRGRPTVKSEWNNSVAMYTGDFILARALERITEIESPRIHDILSKTLIEVCRGEIIQIEDKYRLDQSLRDYLRRIKRKTALLISSSCELGALVAGTDEKTAAHLRRFGYFIGMSFQIIDDILDFTASDQELGKPAGSDFIQGNITLPILYARRNPQIYQMLRDNLNQDISDEKRLEIVRTIRTSSAVDEAKRVSERYLEKALKELDYLPKGPATKTMRKIAFFIGKRKF; from the coding sequence GTGGAAAAGATGAAGTTGAAATTGCTCTATTCCGACCTGAAACCGGAGCTGGAACTGATTGAAAAAGAATTGGAACAGGCAGTGGATTCCGAATCCCTTCTATTAAATGATGCTTCTCTTCATTTATTGCAGGCCGGAGGAAAACGAATCCGCCCTGTTTTTGTTTTGCTTGCCGGAAAATTCGGGGATTACGATATCGAATTGCTGAAGCGTGTCGCTGTGCCTTTGGAGCTTATACATATGGCGTCTTTGGTCCATGATGATGTCATAGATGATTCAGAGATCCGCCGGGGTCGCCCGACCGTGAAATCGGAATGGAATAATAGCGTGGCGATGTATACCGGCGACTTCATCCTGGCCAGGGCACTGGAGCGCATTACGGAAATCGAATCACCAAGAATCCATGACATCCTGTCGAAGACATTGATCGAAGTGTGCCGCGGCGAAATTATTCAGATCGAAGACAAGTATAGGCTTGACCAAAGCTTGCGGGATTATTTGCGCCGCATCAAACGCAAAACCGCGTTATTGATTTCTTCCAGCTGTGAATTGGGTGCCTTAGTGGCAGGAACCGATGAGAAAACTGCAGCGCATTTGCGCCGATTTGGTTATTTTATCGGCATGTCGTTCCAAATTATCGACGATATCCTTGATTTCACAGCAAGCGATCAAGAATTGGGCAAGCCGGCCGGCAGTGATTTTATCCAAGGCAATATCACGTTGCCGATTTTATACGCGCGCCGGAATCCGCAGATTTATCAGATGCTCCGTGACAATTTGAACCAGGACATTTCCGATGAAAAACGCCTGGAAATCGTCCGTACGATCCGTACAAGCAGTGCGGTCGATGAAGCGAAGCGGGTGAGTGAACGTTATTTGGAAAAGGCGCTGAAAGAACTGGACTATTTGCCGAAAGGCCCAGCGACGAAAACGATGCGAAAAATCGCCTTTTTCATCGGCAAGCGAAAGTTTTAG
- a CDS encoding demethylmenaquinone methyltransferase, which produces MQKTKEQRVHEVFEKISENYDQMNSVISFQQHNKWRNDTMHKMQVAKGASCIDVCCGTADWTIALGEAAGPTGRVVGLDFSQNMLNVGHQKTAHMPQVELVQGNAMSLPYPDNSFDFATIGFGLRNVPDYEQVLSEMHRVLKPGGMIACLETSQPESFVFKPFFRMYFRFVMPVFGKLFAKSYKEYSWLQESAKTFPGMKELAKLFSKVGFDKVKYKPYSGGAAALHMGLKK; this is translated from the coding sequence ATGCAGAAAACGAAAGAACAACGAGTTCACGAAGTGTTTGAAAAAATTTCCGAAAACTATGACCAGATGAATTCGGTCATCAGCTTTCAGCAACACAATAAATGGCGCAACGACACGATGCACAAAATGCAAGTAGCAAAAGGCGCGTCTTGCATCGATGTCTGCTGTGGCACGGCGGACTGGACCATTGCGCTTGGAGAAGCTGCAGGGCCTACCGGTCGTGTGGTCGGATTGGACTTCAGCCAGAACATGCTGAATGTCGGTCATCAAAAAACAGCCCATATGCCTCAAGTCGAATTGGTGCAAGGAAACGCGATGTCTTTGCCTTACCCTGACAACTCATTCGATTTTGCAACAATCGGTTTTGGGCTGCGCAATGTTCCGGATTACGAACAGGTGCTATCAGAAATGCACAGAGTCTTGAAACCTGGGGGCATGATTGCCTGCTTGGAGACTTCGCAGCCTGAAAGCTTTGTATTCAAGCCGTTTTTCCGGATGTATTTCCGTTTTGTCATGCCAGTATTCGGCAAGCTTTTTGCGAAAAGCTATAAGGAGTATTCATGGCTTCAGGAATCAGCAAAAACATTCCCAGGTATGAAAGAGCTTGCGAAACTGTTCAGCAAGGTCGGCTTCGACAAAGTCAAATACAAACCGTACTCAGGAGGGGCTGCTGCCCTTCATATGGGATTGAAAAAGTAA
- a CDS encoding heptaprenyl diphosphate synthase component 1, with the protein MNGQQIQSKIISMEIDVLKAVRQRTLDQLTEGPFVKEARLFFLLLPFFNGEQWSDKMETSARTVAIVYAALHAHDRVKEEMPISKEQQLTVLAGDFYSGIYYQLLAEGKNIEMVQKLATAIIQVSEKKASFHELALQQPEQVEETATVIETALLNAFYVENGFGHYKQLMEQSLLYIRYTEELEALKKGEFSYLLKLLSGSLIHSTFIERWLVDRLEALGNEILESINDCELDFELKNILLHQIIPHRHSAEPLTREG; encoded by the coding sequence ATGAACGGACAACAAATACAATCCAAAATCATCTCCATGGAAATCGACGTACTAAAAGCAGTTCGCCAACGAACGTTAGACCAGTTGACGGAAGGGCCTTTTGTTAAAGAGGCGCGCCTGTTTTTCTTGCTGCTGCCGTTTTTTAACGGAGAGCAATGGTCGGATAAAATGGAGACAAGCGCCCGGACAGTGGCAATTGTCTACGCTGCGCTGCACGCACACGACCGGGTGAAAGAAGAAATGCCCATCAGCAAAGAACAGCAGCTGACAGTACTTGCCGGAGATTTTTACAGCGGCATCTATTACCAATTGCTGGCTGAAGGAAAGAATATCGAAATGGTTCAAAAGCTTGCTACTGCAATTATCCAGGTGAGCGAAAAGAAAGCCTCTTTCCACGAACTTGCGCTCCAGCAGCCGGAGCAAGTGGAAGAGACGGCGACAGTGATCGAAACTGCTCTGCTGAATGCGTTTTATGTGGAAAATGGCTTTGGGCATTATAAGCAGCTCATGGAACAATCTTTATTGTATATCCGCTACACAGAAGAGCTGGAAGCGCTGAAGAAAGGCGAGTTCAGTTATCTTCTGAAATTGCTCAGCGGATCATTGATTCATTCGACATTTATCGAGCGCTGGCTCGTTGACCGCCTGGAGGCTTTGGGCAATGAAATCCTGGAGTCCATTAATGATTGCGAACTGGATTTTGAACTCAAGAATATATTGCTCCACCAAATTATTCCGCATCGGCATAGCGCTGAACCGCTGACGCGAGAAGGATGA
- the mtrB gene encoding trp RNA-binding attenuation protein MtrB has protein sequence MAQTEYVVIRAQEDGVNVIGLTRGNDTKFHHTEKLDRGEVMIAQFTEHTSAMKIRGKAEIHSAHGIIESDAKK, from the coding sequence ATGGCACAAACTGAATATGTAGTGATTCGTGCACAAGAAGACGGCGTTAACGTCATCGGGCTGACCCGCGGCAACGATACAAAATTCCATCATACGGAAAAGCTTGATCGCGGCGAAGTGATGATCGCCCAATTCACCGAGCATACATCGGCGATGAAAATTCGCGGCAAAGCGGAAATCCATTCCGCGCACGGCATCATTGAAAGCGACGCGAAAAAATAA